A genomic segment from Streptomyces sp. NBC_01233 encodes:
- a CDS encoding glycoside hydrolase family 31 protein, with protein MTTLELPLLDGEHWWGGAVAEGRHMPYPDGYTFDLRDVLANQGMPLLLSDRGRWVHSERTFAFALSDGRLSVRAHEADAVVEYGEGHGDLRGAYRHAITRHYPPSGTMPDPLLFAAPQYNLWIETVFEPTQAKVLAYAQRLLAEGFPPGVLMIDDRWSNDYGDWTFHPGRFPDPAGMVAELHRLGFKVMLWLVPYVTPDSPTARRLGDRGLLVRDFGTGSDGRAAVARWWNGWSAGLDLLDPRARAWLAGRLEALRDDIGVDGFKFDGGDAPWWRALGCADPEAYTHAWNRFGADCPLNEFRDAWRAAGLPLAQRQQDKYHVWEGRFGLASLIPNALAQALTGHAFTCPDMIGGGEFRFVPGEDGEGFDEELFVRYAQIAALFPMMQFSTAPWRVLSADGLAIVRAAARLHTEFAPELLSLAAHAAATGEPVQRPLEWAFPHRGYAAVTDQFVLGDSLMVAPVVAKGAVGRQVVIPPGTWLADDGRSYEGPATVWMDAPLTRLPYLRRTDAPQR; from the coding sequence ATGACGACACTCGAACTCCCCCTCCTCGACGGGGAACACTGGTGGGGAGGGGCGGTCGCCGAAGGGCGGCACATGCCGTACCCCGACGGCTACACCTTCGACCTGCGTGACGTGCTGGCCAACCAGGGCATGCCGCTGCTGCTCTCCGACCGCGGCCGCTGGGTGCACAGCGAGCGCACCTTCGCCTTCGCCCTCTCCGACGGCCGGCTGAGCGTGCGGGCGCACGAAGCGGACGCGGTCGTCGAGTACGGCGAGGGACACGGCGACCTGCGCGGGGCGTACCGCCACGCGATCACCCGCCACTACCCGCCGTCCGGCACGATGCCGGACCCGCTCCTCTTCGCCGCACCGCAGTACAACCTGTGGATCGAGACGGTGTTCGAGCCGACCCAGGCGAAGGTCCTGGCGTACGCGCAACGCCTGCTCGCGGAGGGCTTCCCGCCCGGCGTGCTGATGATCGACGACCGGTGGAGCAACGACTACGGGGACTGGACCTTCCACCCCGGCCGTTTCCCCGATCCGGCGGGCATGGTCGCCGAGCTCCACCGGCTCGGCTTCAAGGTGATGCTGTGGCTCGTGCCGTACGTGACCCCGGACTCCCCCACCGCGCGCCGGCTGGGCGACCGGGGCCTGCTGGTCCGCGACTTCGGAACCGGCTCGGACGGGCGGGCCGCGGTCGCCCGGTGGTGGAACGGCTGGAGCGCCGGCCTCGACCTGCTCGATCCGCGGGCCCGGGCATGGCTCGCCGGCCGCCTGGAAGCCCTGCGGGACGACATCGGCGTCGACGGGTTCAAATTCGACGGCGGCGACGCGCCCTGGTGGCGCGCGCTCGGGTGCGCGGACCCGGAGGCCTACACGCACGCGTGGAACCGCTTCGGTGCCGACTGCCCGCTCAACGAGTTCCGTGACGCGTGGCGCGCGGCGGGCCTGCCGCTCGCGCAACGCCAGCAGGACAAGTACCACGTGTGGGAGGGACGCTTCGGGCTGGCGAGCCTGATCCCGAACGCCCTGGCCCAGGCCCTGACCGGCCATGCGTTCACATGTCCCGACATGATCGGCGGCGGCGAGTTCCGCTTCGTCCCGGGTGAGGACGGCGAGGGTTTCGACGAGGAGCTGTTCGTCCGCTACGCCCAGATCGCCGCGCTGTTCCCCATGATGCAGTTCTCCACGGCGCCGTGGCGCGTGCTCTCCGCCGACGGCCTCGCGATCGTCCGCGCGGCCGCCCGCCTCCACACCGAGTTCGCCCCGGAGCTGCTCTCCCTCGCCGCCCACGCCGCCGCCACGGGCGAACCGGTCCAGCGCCCCCTCGAATGGGCCTTCCCGCACCGGGGGTACGCGGCGGTCACCGACCAGTTCGTGCTGGGTGACAGCCTGATGGTGGCTCCGGTGGTGGCCAAGGGCGCGGTCGGACGGCAGGTCGTGATCCCACCGGGCACGTGGCTGGCCGACGACGGCCGGTCGTACGAGGGCCCGGCCACGGTCTGGATGGACGCGCCCTTGACCCGGCTGCCGTACCTGCGCAGGACGGACGCGCCACAACGGTGA
- a CDS encoding carbohydrate ABC transporter permease: protein MKRGAARRNLTAHAFFLPFLCVFVIAVVAPLAYSVNLSLYQERMIGGMVFTGLDNYTKAFGDSLFHAGLARVALFFAIQVPLMLGLALAAALAIDSGRLRAPGLFRIGIFVPYAVPGVVAALMWGYLYGDRFGLAGEIGDLLHTELPDLLSGSWMLASIGNIVTWSYVGYNMLIFYAALRSIPEELYEAAEVDGAGAFRKAFSIKLPALRPALLLATTFSVIGSFQLFNEPSVLQSLAPAAVSTNYTPNMYAYGLAFDGRQFNYSAAVAVLLGLVTVLVVFGVQRATARRERLW, encoded by the coding sequence TTGAAACGCGGCGCTGCTCGGCGCAACCTCACCGCCCATGCGTTCTTCCTGCCGTTCCTCTGCGTCTTCGTCATCGCGGTCGTCGCCCCGCTGGCGTACTCGGTCAACCTGAGCCTCTATCAGGAGCGCATGATCGGCGGGATGGTCTTCACCGGGCTGGACAACTACACCAAGGCGTTCGGGGACAGCCTGTTCCACGCCGGTCTCGCCCGCGTCGCACTCTTCTTCGCGATCCAGGTACCGCTCATGCTCGGCCTCGCGCTGGCGGCCGCCCTTGCGATCGACAGTGGCCGGCTGCGCGCGCCGGGGCTGTTCCGGATCGGCATCTTCGTCCCGTACGCCGTTCCCGGCGTCGTCGCGGCACTGATGTGGGGCTACCTGTACGGCGACCGCTTCGGCCTCGCCGGCGAGATCGGCGACCTGTTGCACACCGAGCTGCCCGACCTGCTCTCCGGGAGCTGGATGCTCGCGTCGATCGGCAACATCGTCACCTGGTCGTACGTCGGCTACAACATGCTGATCTTCTACGCCGCGCTGCGGTCCATCCCCGAGGAGCTGTACGAGGCGGCCGAGGTCGACGGTGCCGGAGCCTTCCGCAAGGCGTTCAGCATCAAGTTGCCCGCGCTGCGCCCGGCGCTGCTGCTGGCCACCACCTTCTCGGTGATCGGCAGCTTCCAGCTCTTCAACGAGCCGAGCGTGCTCCAGTCCCTGGCGCCCGCCGCCGTCTCCACGAACTACACCCCCAACATGTACGCGTACGGCCTCGCCTTCGACGGACGCCAGTTCAACTACTCGGCCGCCGTCGCCGTGCTGCTCGGCCTGGTGACCGTGCTCGTCGTGTTCGGGGTGCAGCGCGCGACCGCCCGAAGGGAGCGCCTGTGGTGA
- a CDS encoding carbohydrate ABC transporter permease — MTAARRRPGRASTALTVAMGLMLAYTLIPLLWLAISATKSHQTLFESPGLWFGDGFHLFENVRDAFAYEDGIYLRWFGNTLLYSVVGAGGASVIATMGGYALATYEFVGRRMLSAVVIGAISIPASALAVPTYLLFSDMGIVNTPWAVLLPSLASPFGLYLMRVYATEAVPDAVLEAARIDGAGELRIFLTIALRLLAPGFVTVLLFTLVATWNNYFLPLIVLNDPELFPLTVGLRQWDSLAQGGAGAGATPVLPPVITGSLLAVVPLIVAFLFLQRFWQSGLAAGGVKQ; from the coding sequence GTGACCGCCGCGCGCCGCCGCCCGGGCCGGGCGTCCACCGCTCTGACCGTGGCGATGGGCCTGATGCTCGCGTACACGCTGATCCCCTTGCTCTGGCTCGCCATCAGTGCGACGAAGTCCCACCAGACCCTTTTCGAGTCGCCCGGGCTGTGGTTCGGGGACGGCTTCCACCTGTTCGAGAACGTCCGGGACGCCTTCGCCTACGAGGACGGGATCTACCTGCGCTGGTTCGGCAACACCCTTCTCTACTCGGTGGTCGGGGCGGGTGGGGCCTCGGTCATCGCGACGATGGGCGGGTACGCCCTCGCCACGTACGAGTTCGTGGGCCGCCGGATGCTGTCCGCCGTCGTCATCGGGGCGATCTCGATCCCCGCGTCCGCACTCGCCGTCCCGACGTACTTGCTGTTCAGCGACATGGGCATCGTCAACACACCGTGGGCGGTCCTGCTGCCCTCCCTCGCCAGTCCGTTCGGGCTCTATCTGATGCGCGTGTACGCGACCGAGGCCGTTCCGGACGCGGTGCTGGAGGCCGCACGCATCGACGGCGCCGGTGAACTGCGCATCTTCCTCACCATCGCGCTGCGTCTGCTGGCTCCCGGTTTCGTCACCGTGCTGCTGTTCACCCTCGTCGCCACCTGGAACAACTACTTCCTGCCGCTGATCGTGCTCAACGACCCGGAGCTGTTCCCCCTCACGGTGGGACTGCGGCAGTGGGACTCGCTCGCGCAGGGCGGCGCCGGCGCCGGCGCCACACCGGTCCTCCCGCCGGTGATCACCGGCAGCCTGCTGGCCGTCGTCCCGCTGATCGTCGCGTTCCTCTTCCTCCAGCGGTTCTGGCAATCGGGACTGGCCGCCGGCGGCGTCAAGCAGTAG
- a CDS encoding ABC transporter substrate-binding protein, translated as MSSSLRPSALTRALSAAALAALSLSLTACGGGPGSSDGGSKGDPAAVRAALDRPAEITFWTWVPNIDKTVALFEKKYPKIKVNLVNAGRSKDEYTKLTTTLKAGTGAPDVVQIEYFALPQFAMTKSLVDLAGYGSAALKDEFADSAWSQVSVADGIYGIPQDTGPMAMFYRKDILDRFGATPPSTWEEYGALARKIHDAGPDVRITYVDPGDAGTSNSLIWQAGGKPYTVDGATDVAVDLKNDAGAKAYADTWGPLIENKLVDSTASWTDEWWKSMASGRYATWLAGAWAPAVLEQNIPQSGGQWSVAPMPGGVSAENGGSSVAVTTQARNKEASVAFVQWLGTDPEAVRSLNSQVGLFPATKVLLDDPGFRGAGVPFFPGGKPNEVFADMSKAVRPGWQYLPFQVYANSVFKDSVGQALQPGGNLPGALATWQDRVKAYGKEQGFTVK; from the coding sequence ATGAGCAGTTCCCTGCGGCCGTCGGCTCTCACCCGCGCCCTCAGCGCGGCCGCCCTCGCGGCCCTCTCCCTCTCTCTCACCGCGTGCGGCGGCGGCCCGGGCAGCTCCGACGGCGGCAGCAAGGGCGACCCCGCGGCCGTGCGGGCCGCCCTGGACAGGCCCGCCGAGATCACCTTCTGGACCTGGGTCCCGAACATCGACAAGACGGTCGCGCTGTTCGAGAAGAAGTACCCGAAGATCAAGGTCAACCTGGTCAACGCGGGCCGGTCCAAGGACGAGTACACGAAGCTGACCACCACCCTCAAGGCGGGCACGGGCGCGCCCGACGTCGTGCAGATCGAGTACTTCGCGCTCCCCCAGTTCGCGATGACCAAGTCCCTGGTCGACCTCGCCGGCTACGGCTCCGCCGCTCTGAAGGACGAGTTCGCCGATTCGGCCTGGTCCCAGGTCAGCGTCGCCGACGGCATCTACGGCATACCGCAGGACACGGGGCCGATGGCCATGTTCTACCGCAAGGACATCCTCGACAGGTTCGGCGCAACCCCGCCGAGCACGTGGGAGGAGTACGGCGCCCTCGCCAGGAAGATCCACGACGCCGGTCCGGACGTCCGGATCACGTACGTCGACCCCGGCGACGCGGGCACGTCCAACAGCCTGATCTGGCAGGCCGGCGGCAAGCCGTACACCGTCGACGGCGCCACCGACGTCGCCGTCGACCTCAAGAACGACGCCGGGGCCAAGGCATACGCCGACACCTGGGGCCCGCTGATCGAGAACAAGCTGGTCGACTCCACCGCGAGCTGGACCGACGAGTGGTGGAAGTCGATGGCCTCCGGACGGTACGCGACCTGGCTGGCCGGCGCCTGGGCGCCGGCGGTTCTGGAGCAGAACATCCCGCAGAGCGGCGGTCAGTGGTCGGTCGCTCCCATGCCGGGCGGTGTCAGCGCGGAGAACGGCGGCTCGTCGGTCGCGGTCACCACCCAGGCGAGGAACAAGGAGGCCTCGGTGGCCTTCGTCCAGTGGCTTGGCACCGACCCGGAGGCCGTCAGGTCGCTCAACTCCCAGGTCGGGCTGTTCCCCGCGACCAAGGTGCTGCTCGACGATCCCGGCTTCCGCGGCGCCGGGGTTCCGTTCTTCCCCGGCGGCAAGCCGAACGAGGTCTTCGCCGACATGTCGAAGGCCGTGCGCCCCGGCTGGCAGTACCTGCCGTTCCAGGTCTACGCGAACAGCGTCTTCAAGGACTCCGTCGGACAGGCCCTGCAGCCGGGCGGCAACCTGCCCGGCGCGCTGGCCACCTGGCAGGACCGGGTGAAGGCGTACGGCAAGGAACAGGGCTTCACCGTCAAGTAG
- a CDS encoding ABC transporter substrate-binding protein produces the protein MPAPRLRTAFVAAFLALSAAPLGACGDKPVAAPSGPAVATSAADAGGMAALTAAAKKEGSLNTIALPRDWANYGALIDGFEKKYGIKVTVENPEGTSQDEINALKEHRPEGRAPDVIDVGGSFAQSAARQGLLAPYKVAAFGQIPEEQKDPNARWYNNYGGYISIGCDAKRVKTCPSTFADLRKPEYKGQVSLNGDPTKSGSAFAGVYAAALANGGSFDNIQPGIDFFAELSKNGNFNPVGSSPDTIVKGQTPISIDWDFLNLGYADEFREKGADVDWRTAIPFDGSFAEYYANGVNKDAPHPAAARLWQEYVFSPEGQNIRLGAYARPVLLDAMEEDGTLDKAAAEKLPTVEGTPVFPTEGQTEKARETVNRGWAEAVPG, from the coding sequence GTGCCCGCACCCCGTCTCCGGACAGCCTTCGTCGCCGCCTTCCTGGCCCTCTCGGCCGCGCCCCTCGGCGCCTGCGGGGACAAGCCCGTCGCCGCGCCCAGCGGACCCGCGGTGGCCACCTCCGCCGCGGACGCCGGCGGCATGGCGGCACTGACCGCGGCCGCGAAGAAGGAGGGCTCGCTCAACACGATCGCGCTCCCCCGCGACTGGGCCAATTACGGCGCACTGATCGACGGCTTCGAGAAGAAGTACGGGATCAAGGTCACGGTGGAGAACCCGGAAGGTACCAGCCAGGACGAGATCAACGCCCTGAAGGAGCACAGGCCCGAAGGCCGCGCCCCCGACGTGATCGACGTGGGTGGCTCGTTCGCGCAGTCCGCGGCGCGGCAGGGTCTGCTCGCTCCGTACAAGGTCGCCGCGTTCGGCCAGATCCCCGAGGAGCAGAAGGACCCGAACGCCCGCTGGTACAACAACTACGGCGGCTACATCTCGATCGGCTGTGACGCCAAGCGCGTGAAGACCTGCCCCTCGACCTTCGCCGATCTGCGCAAGCCCGAGTACAAGGGCCAGGTCTCCCTCAACGGCGACCCCACCAAGTCCGGCTCCGCCTTCGCCGGCGTGTACGCGGCGGCCCTGGCGAACGGGGGCTCCTTCGACAACATCCAGCCCGGTATCGACTTCTTCGCCGAGCTCAGCAAGAACGGCAACTTCAACCCGGTCGGATCCTCACCGGACACGATCGTGAAGGGCCAGACCCCGATCAGTATCGACTGGGACTTCCTCAACCTCGGATACGCCGACGAATTCCGCGAGAAGGGCGCGGACGTCGACTGGCGGACCGCCATCCCCTTCGACGGCAGCTTCGCCGAGTACTACGCGAACGGGGTGAACAAGGACGCCCCGCACCCCGCGGCGGCACGCCTGTGGCAGGAGTACGTCTTCAGCCCGGAAGGCCAGAACATCCGGCTCGGCGCCTATGCGCGTCCCGTCCTCTTGGACGCCATGGAGGAGGACGGCACCCTCGACAAGGCCGCCGCGGAGAAACTGCCGACGGTCGAGGGCACGCCGGTGTTTCCGACGGAGGGGCAGACGGAGAAGGCCAGGGAGACCGTCAACCGCGGCTGGGCCGAGGCCGTCCCGGGCTGA
- a CDS encoding beta-galactosidase has protein sequence MNSPAHDRARTLGTRLGGLGFGGDYNPEQWDEATRAEDLRLMNQAGVNLVNLAIFAWARVEPSRDAYDFRFFDTVMDDLAAHGITADLATMTASPPPWLATEHPEILPVTASGGVLSPGGRQHFCPSSPVFRDRAVRLVEAVATHYRDHPALGLWHVGNEYGIHVAECFCDTSAADFRRWLAARYGEVDALNEAWSTDFWSQRYTSFDQILPPRSAPTYPNPSQQLDFKRFSSDALRTCFTLERDVLRRITPDTPVTTNFLAGHKAVDVHAWAPEMDVLALDSYPDPHGDAAHIGAALSYDLLRGAAGGKPWLLTEQAPSAVNWRGRNGGKSPGRMRLWSWQAVAQGADAVMYFQWRQSRGGAEKFHSGMVPHAGPATRVHAEVRELGRELALVPELAGTLVRNEVAIVFDWDNWWALELDSHPSDAVRCLDRVLDHYAPLFEAGVGIDVVHPCADLSPYKLLVLPGHYLLSAENAARINTFAAEGGSLLASFFTGIVDEHDRLHPGGRPAALDDVLGVRVEEFWPAAADEAVPLRAPEADAPAAPAAPPPASLWREDVKLTGARPELFFAGPDWDDDRPAVTVHAHGRGTARYVATRPDPDTMRALVDRSLAEAGVAPVLPGLPAGIQATIRHGADHDVLILLNHTEHEQEVALPADRRDLLDAHRPLVRRVTLAPRGVAVLGSGGN, from the coding sequence ATGAACTCTCCGGCACACGACCGTGCCCGGACCCTCGGCACACGGCTGGGCGGTCTCGGATTCGGCGGCGACTACAACCCCGAACAGTGGGACGAGGCCACCCGCGCCGAGGACCTGCGCCTGATGAACCAGGCGGGCGTCAACCTCGTCAACCTCGCCATCTTCGCCTGGGCCCGCGTCGAACCCTCCCGCGACGCCTACGACTTCCGGTTCTTCGACACCGTCATGGACGACCTGGCGGCCCACGGCATCACCGCCGACCTGGCCACCATGACCGCCTCGCCACCCCCCTGGCTCGCCACCGAGCACCCCGAGATCCTGCCGGTCACCGCCTCCGGAGGCGTCCTGTCCCCGGGGGGCCGCCAGCACTTCTGCCCCTCCAGCCCGGTCTTCCGCGACCGGGCCGTCCGCCTGGTCGAAGCCGTCGCCACGCACTACCGCGACCATCCGGCGCTGGGTCTGTGGCACGTCGGCAACGAGTACGGGATCCATGTCGCCGAATGCTTCTGCGACACCTCCGCCGCAGACTTCCGACGCTGGCTCGCGGCCCGGTACGGCGAGGTCGACGCGCTCAACGAGGCCTGGTCCACCGACTTCTGGTCGCAGCGCTACACCTCCTTCGACCAGATCCTGCCCCCGCGCAGCGCACCCACCTACCCCAACCCATCCCAGCAGCTCGACTTCAAGCGGTTCAGCAGCGACGCGCTGCGCACGTGCTTCACCCTCGAACGCGACGTGCTGCGCCGCATCACCCCCGACACCCCGGTGACCACGAACTTCCTCGCCGGACACAAGGCGGTCGACGTCCACGCGTGGGCGCCCGAGATGGACGTCCTCGCCCTCGACAGCTACCCGGACCCCCACGGGGACGCGGCGCACATCGGCGCGGCGCTGTCGTACGACCTCCTGCGCGGCGCCGCCGGCGGGAAGCCGTGGCTGCTGACCGAACAGGCCCCGTCCGCCGTCAACTGGCGGGGCCGCAACGGGGGCAAGAGCCCCGGCCGGATGCGCCTGTGGAGCTGGCAGGCCGTCGCCCAGGGCGCCGACGCCGTCATGTACTTCCAGTGGAGGCAGTCCCGCGGCGGCGCCGAGAAGTTCCACTCCGGGATGGTCCCGCACGCGGGGCCCGCGACCCGGGTGCACGCCGAAGTGCGCGAGCTGGGCCGCGAACTGGCCCTGGTGCCCGAGCTGGCCGGCACGCTCGTCCGCAACGAGGTCGCGATCGTCTTCGACTGGGACAACTGGTGGGCGCTCGAACTCGACTCGCATCCCTCGGACGCCGTGCGCTGCCTCGACCGCGTCCTCGACCACTATGCGCCCCTGTTCGAGGCGGGCGTCGGCATCGACGTCGTCCATCCGTGCGCCGACCTCTCGCCGTACAAGCTGCTCGTGCTGCCCGGCCACTACCTGCTGTCGGCCGAGAACGCCGCGCGGATCAACACGTTCGCGGCGGAGGGCGGATCCCTGCTCGCCTCCTTCTTCACCGGGATCGTCGACGAGCACGACCGCCTGCATCCGGGCGGCCGTCCCGCCGCGCTGGACGACGTGCTGGGCGTACGGGTCGAGGAGTTCTGGCCGGCCGCAGCGGACGAGGCGGTCCCTCTTCGCGCTCCGGAAGCAGACGCCCCGGCCGCTCCCGCGGCGCCGCCGCCGGCCTCGCTGTGGCGCGAGGACGTGAAGCTCACCGGCGCCCGTCCCGAACTCTTCTTCGCCGGACCCGACTGGGACGACGACCGCCCGGCGGTCACGGTGCACGCCCATGGCCGGGGGACCGCCCGCTACGTCGCGACCCGCCCCGACCCCGACACGATGCGGGCCCTCGTCGACCGCTCACTGGCCGAAGCGGGGGTCGCGCCCGTGCTGCCCGGCCTGCCCGCCGGCATCCAGGCGACGATCCGGCACGGCGCCGATCACGACGTCCTCATCCTGCTCAACCACACCGAGCACGAGCAGGAGGTGGCGCTGCCGGCCGACCGCCGGGACCTGCTCGACGCCCACCGGCCCCTCGTCCGCCGCGTGACCCTCGCACCGCGGGGCGTCGCCGTCCTCGGCAGCGGCGGCAACTGA
- a CDS encoding LacI family DNA-binding transcriptional regulator, producing the protein MADVAAMAGVSAQTVSRVVNATAHVDEATRDRVVRAVRMLGYRPNTAARALATGKFRMIGVISFDLKAHGNARTLESIVSAVQSTEYSVNVVVPQAQTQEAVLEAFRRLSGHAVDGVIVNEAQILTGSLMLPWGLPVVVVDGGEDHRYPGVHTDHAAGAEIAVTHLLGLGHTTVWHLAGPQDSHPARRRAEAWQRVLRAAGAPVPPAVHGDWSAGSGYRAGRELAGRPEVTAVFAANDQMALGLVRALREAGRSVPEDVSVVGFDNIVESGYFLPPLTTVDQDLTRVGAACVDRLLSQIEGDASTDSSIVSVMPTLVERASTAPPRV; encoded by the coding sequence ATGGCGGACGTCGCGGCCATGGCGGGAGTCTCGGCGCAGACCGTCTCCCGCGTGGTCAACGCGACGGCCCACGTCGACGAGGCCACCCGCGACCGCGTCGTCCGGGCCGTCCGCATGCTCGGGTACCGCCCCAACACCGCCGCCCGGGCGCTGGCCACCGGCAAGTTCCGGATGATCGGCGTCATCAGCTTCGACCTCAAGGCCCACGGGAACGCGCGCACCCTGGAGTCGATCGTCTCCGCCGTGCAGTCCACCGAGTACTCGGTCAACGTCGTCGTCCCGCAGGCGCAGACCCAGGAGGCGGTGCTGGAGGCGTTCCGGAGGCTGAGCGGTCATGCCGTCGACGGGGTCATCGTCAACGAGGCGCAGATCCTCACCGGTTCCCTGATGCTCCCCTGGGGGCTTCCGGTCGTGGTCGTCGACGGCGGCGAGGACCACCGCTACCCCGGCGTCCACACCGACCACGCGGCCGGAGCGGAGATCGCCGTGACCCACCTGCTGGGACTCGGCCACACCACGGTGTGGCACCTGGCCGGCCCCCAGGACTCCCACCCCGCGCGCCGCCGCGCCGAGGCGTGGCAGCGCGTGCTCCGGGCGGCGGGCGCCCCGGTCCCGCCGGCCGTCCACGGCGACTGGAGTGCCGGGAGCGGCTACCGGGCGGGCCGGGAACTCGCCGGCCGGCCGGAAGTCACCGCGGTGTTCGCCGCCAATGACCAGATGGCGCTCGGCCTGGTCCGGGCGCTGCGCGAGGCGGGGCGCTCGGTCCCGGAGGACGTGAGCGTGGTCGGCTTCGACAACATCGTCGAATCCGGCTACTTCCTCCCCCCGTTGACCACCGTGGACCAGGACCTCACCCGGGTCGGCGCGGCCTGCGTGGACCGGCTCCTGAGCCAGATCGAGGGCGATGCGTCGACGGACTCGTCCATCGTGTCGGTCATGCCGACCCTCGTGGAGCGCGCCAGCACGGCGCCGCCACGCGTCTGA
- a CDS encoding glycoside hydrolase family 5 protein has translation MRRALLPSVLAAALALGALGASPTAASPTNATDAAPTTSAALADSWTAPLSTRGRYVVDAGGNRFKLKSANWHGAQGSWSGSGDINDPAGHHDGEKADQMPLGLDRAPIARILAGFHELGINSIRLPFSNEMLHDQRPVSDASVAANPSLRGKTPLQVFDAVIAATTAEGFAVILNNHTITSRFCCGLDGNERWNTSQSTAQWENDWIALARRYKDNKRVVGADLYNEVRRTVTDDANWNWGNDHDWWAASQRLGDRLLTEANPDLLVIVEGINWQGIPADGLPHWRPTLEPVRTLSHTLVASNKLVYAAHFYGYTGPNHTGATGMGETHDPRYQELSREELFATLQRQAFYVTSESGSHFTAPLWISEFGIGSDETNPQARAWFGNFVDHLIANDTDFAYWPLVGWAGHGTWSILNFDAAGRRSGLLDGGDWRATDWNRLIASPQKSGQVAVSDTWDMLNLDHADAVQSLRVRTLGDWDAGARKGTCPDGQRLVGLAHRDGRGLCTDSGAPGLAATGPAPAVVSDERHVQQGDWAGGYTKYQCGPDQFVTGYSVRGQAVSAVLCARAGRTLGTNGRTVWFDRGDNRPAGRPGGEFAYGNYKGQCGTDEYAAGIAFTGAWAKGKTPDALLCRKL, from the coding sequence GTGAGAAGAGCCCTGCTACCGTCGGTGCTCGCCGCGGCGCTCGCGCTCGGCGCGCTAGGCGCCTCCCCGACCGCCGCGTCCCCGACGAACGCGACGGACGCGGCTCCCACGACTTCGGCCGCGTTGGCCGACTCCTGGACCGCGCCCCTCAGCACCCGCGGCCGCTACGTCGTCGACGCGGGCGGCAACCGCTTCAAGCTCAAGTCCGCGAACTGGCACGGGGCCCAGGGATCGTGGAGCGGCTCGGGCGACATCAACGACCCGGCCGGCCATCACGACGGCGAGAAGGCCGACCAGATGCCGCTCGGCCTGGACCGCGCGCCGATCGCGCGGATCCTCGCCGGATTCCACGAACTCGGCATCAACAGCATCCGGCTGCCGTTCTCGAACGAGATGCTGCACGACCAGCGCCCGGTCTCCGATGCCTCGGTCGCCGCCAACCCGAGTCTGCGCGGCAAGACTCCGCTCCAGGTCTTCGACGCCGTCATCGCGGCCACCACGGCCGAGGGCTTCGCGGTGATCCTCAACAACCACACCATCACCTCACGCTTCTGCTGCGGTCTGGACGGCAACGAGCGCTGGAACACCAGCCAGTCCACCGCGCAGTGGGAGAACGACTGGATCGCCCTCGCCCGACGCTACAAGGACAACAAGCGCGTCGTCGGCGCCGACCTCTACAACGAGGTCCGCCGCACCGTCACCGACGACGCCAACTGGAACTGGGGCAACGACCACGACTGGTGGGCCGCGTCCCAGCGCCTGGGGGACCGGCTCCTCACCGAGGCCAACCCCGACCTCCTGGTGATCGTCGAAGGCATCAACTGGCAGGGCATCCCGGCCGACGGGCTGCCCCACTGGCGCCCCACGCTCGAACCGGTACGCACCCTCTCGCACACCCTCGTCGCCTCGAACAAGCTGGTGTACGCGGCGCACTTCTACGGTTACACCGGGCCGAACCACACCGGAGCCACGGGCATGGGCGAGACCCACGACCCGCGCTACCAGGAACTCTCCCGTGAAGAGCTCTTCGCCACCTTGCAGCGCCAGGCGTTCTACGTCACGTCCGAATCGGGCAGCCACTTCACCGCACCCCTGTGGATCAGCGAGTTCGGCATCGGCAGCGACGAGACCAACCCGCAGGCACGCGCATGGTTCGGCAATTTCGTAGACCACCTGATCGCCAATGACACCGACTTCGCCTACTGGCCCCTGGTCGGCTGGGCCGGGCACGGCACCTGGTCCATCCTCAACTTCGATGCGGCGGGCCGCCGTTCCGGCCTCCTGGACGGTGGCGACTGGCGCGCCACCGACTGGAACCGGCTGATCGCCTCGCCGCAGAAGAGCGGCCAGGTCGCCGTCTCCGACACGTGGGACATGCTCAACCTCGACCACGCCGACGCGGTCCAGTCGCTGCGCGTACGCACCCTCGGGGACTGGGACGCGGGAGCCCGCAAGGGGACCTGCCCCGACGGACAGCGCCTCGTCGGCCTCGCCCACCGTGACGGGCGCGGGCTGTGCACCGATTCCGGGGCCCCCGGCCTGGCGGCCACCGGCCCCGCGCCGGCGGTGGTGAGCGACGAACGCCACGTACAGCAAGGGGATTGGGCGGGCGGCTACACCAAGTACCAGTGCGGGCCCGACCAGTTCGTGACCGGCTACAGCGTGCGCGGCCAGGCGGTCTCCGCAGTCCTGTGCGCCCGGGCGGGCCGGACCCTCGGGACCAACGGCCGTACCGTCTGGTTCGACCGGGGTGACAACCGGCCGGCCGGACGCCCGGGCGGAGAGTTCGCCTACGGCAACTACAAGGGGCAGTGCGGCACGGACGAGTACGCCGCGGGCATCGCCTTCACCGGGGCGTGGGCCAAGGGCAAGACGCCGGACGCCCTGCTGTGCCGCAAGCTGTGA